The Klebsiella sp. RHBSTW-00484 genome includes a window with the following:
- a CDS encoding LacI family DNA-binding transcriptional regulator: MATMLEVAKRAGVSKATVSRVLSGNGYVSQETKDRVFQAVAESGYRPNLLARNLATKKTQTLGLVVTNTLYHGVYFSELLYHVARMTEDKGRQLILADGKHSAEEEREAIQYLLDLRCDAIIIYPRFLSVDEMDEIIESHEQPIMVLNRRLRRNASHCVWSDQKASAMMTVEKLIELGHRDIAFITGSLDSPTGVERLSGYKDALSRHGIDLNNDLIVEGRWTPETGAAGVETLRQRNARYSALVASNDDMAIGAMKQLHLHGVKVPEQVSVVGFDDIVLAPYMVPSLSSVKVPVTEMIKESINRLIFMLDGGDLKYQQTFPGELIERDSMVPGPHA, encoded by the coding sequence ATGGCAACAATGCTGGAGGTCGCGAAGCGCGCGGGGGTGTCGAAAGCCACCGTTTCGCGGGTGCTGTCGGGTAACGGCTATGTCAGTCAGGAGACCAAAGACCGCGTGTTCCAGGCGGTGGCTGAAAGCGGCTATCGGCCTAATCTGCTGGCGCGTAACCTGGCGACCAAAAAGACGCAGACCCTCGGACTGGTGGTGACCAATACCCTCTATCATGGCGTCTACTTCAGCGAGTTGCTCTATCACGTGGCGCGGATGACCGAAGACAAAGGGCGGCAGCTGATCCTCGCCGACGGCAAGCACAGCGCGGAGGAAGAGCGCGAGGCGATTCAGTATCTGCTCGACCTGCGTTGCGACGCGATTATTATCTATCCGCGCTTTCTTAGCGTTGATGAGATGGATGAGATTATCGAGAGCCATGAGCAGCCGATTATGGTGCTCAACCGCCGCCTGCGCCGCAACGCCAGCCATTGCGTCTGGTCCGATCAAAAGGCCTCGGCGATGATGACGGTGGAAAAGCTCATTGAACTAGGTCATCGCGACATCGCTTTTATCACCGGTTCGCTGGATTCGCCAACCGGCGTTGAGCGTCTCTCGGGCTATAAAGATGCGTTGTCTCGCCACGGCATCGACCTGAACAACGATTTGATTGTTGAAGGAAGATGGACGCCGGAAACCGGTGCCGCCGGGGTGGAGACGCTGCGCCAGCGTAACGCCCGCTATAGCGCGCTGGTAGCGAGCAACGACGATATGGCGATCGGTGCGATGAAGCAGCTACATCTGCACGGTGTTAAGGTGCCAGAGCAGGTATCGGTAGTCGGTTTTGATGATATCGTGCTGGCACCGTATATGGTGCCATCGCTCTCCAGCGTGAAAGTACCGGTCACAGAGATGATCAAAGAGAGCATTAACCGACTGATTTTTATGCTCGACGGCGGTGATTTAAAATATCAGCAAACCTTCCCCGGTGAGCTGATTGAACGCGACTCGATGGTTCCCGGCCCGCATGCCTGA
- the hycI gene encoding hydrogenase maturation peptidase HycI yields MTDVLLCVGNSMMGDDGAGPLLTEMCAANPVGDWVVIDGGSAPENDIVAIRELRPDRLLIVDATDMGLNPGEIRIVDPDDIAEMFMMTTHNMPLNYLIDQLKEDIGEVIFLGIQPDIVGFYYPMTQPIKDAVEVVYHKLNGWQGNGGFSQLEAAEE; encoded by the coding sequence GTGACTGACGTTTTACTCTGTGTCGGCAACAGCATGATGGGTGACGACGGCGCAGGCCCGCTGCTGACGGAGATGTGCGCCGCTAATCCGGTTGGCGATTGGGTAGTGATTGACGGCGGCAGCGCCCCGGAAAACGACATTGTCGCTATTCGTGAACTGCGCCCCGACCGGCTGCTGATCGTCGATGCCACCGATATGGGGCTCAATCCAGGCGAAATCCGCATCGTCGACCCGGACGATATCGCCGAGATGTTTATGATGACCACCCACAATATGCCACTTAACTATCTTATCGATCAGCTGAAAGAGGATATCGGCGAGGTGATCTTCTTAGGCATTCAGCCGGATATCGTCGGCTTCTATTACCCGATGACCCAGCCGATTAAGGATGCGGTCGAGGTGGTGTATCACAAGCTGAACGGCTGGCAGGGGAACGGTGGGTTTTCGCAGCTTGAGGCGGCGGAAGAGTAG
- a CDS encoding SymE family type I addiction module toxin, producing MTEENNKTESLITRPFRHLKVGYIRRKTRQSQRGQQHSSLNLNGDWLEAAGFPIGTTVKVLVMQGKLIIEQVNE from the coding sequence ATGACAGAAGAAAACAATAAAACGGAGTCGCTTATTACCAGGCCCTTTCGTCATTTAAAAGTGGGTTATATCAGGCGCAAAACCCGGCAAAGCCAACGCGGTCAGCAGCATTCATCGTTGAATCTCAATGGAGACTGGCTGGAAGCGGCGGGATTTCCTATAGGTACGACGGTAAAAGTATTGGTGATGCAAGGGAAGTTAATTATCGAACAGGTTAATGAATAA
- a CDS encoding formate hydrogenlyase maturation HycH family protein yields MSETVVFSQLSRKFIDENDATPDQAQQVVYYSLAIGHHLGVIDCLEAALSCPWEAYLAWVATLEEGSTARRKMEGVPKYGEIVIDSNHVAMLANAFDKAQAGQTPEQQAWSKIMLSMLHDIHQESAIYLMVRRLRD; encoded by the coding sequence ATGAGCGAAACGGTGGTGTTCAGTCAGTTGAGCCGTAAATTTATTGATGAGAACGATGCCACGCCCGATCAGGCGCAGCAGGTGGTCTATTACAGCCTGGCGATTGGCCACCACCTCGGCGTGATCGATTGCCTGGAAGCGGCGCTGAGCTGCCCGTGGGAAGCGTACCTGGCGTGGGTTGCTACGCTTGAAGAGGGCAGCACCGCGCGGCGCAAAATGGAAGGCGTGCCGAAATACGGCGAGATTGTCATCGACAGCAATCATGTGGCCATGCTCGCCAACGCCTTCGATAAAGCGCAGGCCGGGCAAACCCCTGAGCAGCAGGCGTGGAGTAAAATTATGCTCAGCATGCTGCATGATATTCACCAGGAAAGCGCCATCTACCTGATGGTAAGGAGACTCCGTGACTGA
- the ascF gene encoding PTS cellobiose/arbutin/salicin transporter subunit IIBC gives MSKNYAALAQQIITAIGGVDNVAAVTHCMTRLRFVVKDSEQVDSATLKGLKGVLGVVRSDNQCQVIIGNTVSQAYREVVALLPGDLRPAEPQGKPPITLKRIGAGILDALIGTMSPLIPAIIGGSMVKLLAMILEMTGVLPKGAPTLTILTVIGDGAFFFLPLMVAASAAVKFKTNMSLAIAIAGVLVHPSFIELMAKAAQGEYVEFAFIPVTAVKYTYTVIPALVMTWCLSYIERWVDRITPAVTKNFLKPMLIVLIAAPLSILLIGPLGIWIGSAISALVYTIHSYLGWLSVAIMGALWPLLVMTGMHRVFTPTIIQTIAETGKEGMVMPSEIGANLSLGGSSLAVAWKTKNPELRQTALAAAASAILAGISEPALYGVAVRLKRPLIASLISGFICGAVAGIAGLASHSMAAPGLFTSVQFFDPANPMTIVWVFGVMALAVVLSFILTLLLGFEDIPVEEAAADARQRQATAQTSHA, from the coding sequence ATGTCTAAAAATTATGCAGCCCTGGCGCAGCAGATCATCACGGCGATAGGTGGCGTAGATAACGTCGCTGCCGTTACTCACTGCATGACGCGCCTGCGTTTCGTGGTCAAAGACAGCGAGCAGGTTGATAGCGCCACCTTGAAAGGGCTAAAAGGCGTACTCGGCGTGGTGCGTAGCGACAACCAGTGTCAGGTGATCATCGGTAATACCGTCTCCCAGGCGTATCGCGAGGTGGTGGCCCTGCTACCGGGGGATCTGCGCCCTGCCGAACCGCAGGGGAAACCGCCTATCACCTTAAAACGCATCGGAGCGGGGATCCTTGATGCGCTGATCGGCACCATGTCGCCGCTGATCCCGGCGATTATCGGCGGATCGATGGTTAAGCTGCTGGCGATGATCCTGGAGATGACCGGCGTGCTGCCAAAAGGGGCGCCAACGCTGACCATTTTGACGGTGATCGGCGACGGCGCGTTCTTCTTCCTGCCACTGATGGTAGCGGCTTCTGCGGCGGTGAAATTCAAAACCAATATGTCGCTGGCGATTGCAATTGCCGGGGTGCTGGTACACCCGAGCTTTATCGAACTGATGGCGAAAGCCGCCCAGGGCGAGTACGTTGAGTTCGCCTTTATTCCGGTGACGGCGGTGAAATACACCTATACCGTGATCCCGGCGCTGGTGATGACCTGGTGCCTCTCTTATATCGAACGCTGGGTTGACCGTATTACCCCAGCGGTCACCAAAAACTTCCTTAAACCGATGCTGATCGTACTGATTGCCGCCCCGCTGTCGATTCTGCTGATTGGCCCGCTCGGCATCTGGATTGGTAGCGCCATTTCCGCGCTGGTTTATACCATTCATAGCTATCTGGGCTGGCTGTCGGTGGCGATTATGGGCGCACTGTGGCCGCTGCTGGTGATGACCGGGATGCACCGCGTCTTTACCCCGACCATCATTCAAACCATTGCCGAAACCGGTAAAGAGGGCATGGTCATGCCGTCTGAAATCGGCGCGAACCTGTCGCTGGGTGGCTCATCGCTGGCGGTGGCGTGGAAAACCAAAAACCCGGAATTGCGCCAGACGGCGCTGGCGGCCGCGGCTTCTGCCATTCTGGCGGGGATTTCCGAACCCGCGCTGTACGGCGTGGCGGTGCGCCTGAAGCGACCGCTGATTGCCAGCCTGATCAGCGGCTTTATCTGCGGCGCGGTGGCCGGGATTGCCGGGCTCGCCAGCCACTCGATGGCGGCACCGGGCCTGTTTACCAGCGTCCAGTTCTTCGACCCGGCTAATCCGATGACTATCGTCTGGGTCTTTGGCGTCATGGCGCTGGCGGTAGTGCTGTCGTTTATCCTGACCCTACTGCTCGGCTTCGAAGATATTCCAGTTGAAGAGGCCGCTGCTGACGCCAGACAACGCCAGGCCACGGCTCAAACATCACACGCCTGA
- a CDS encoding 6-phospho-beta-glucosidase, which translates to MATFPQGFLWGGALAANQSEGAYLDGGKGLTTVDTIPHGAHRLPVKLGLEKRFELRDDEFYPSHEAIDFYHRYKEDIALMAEMGFSVFRTSIAWSRLFPKGDEQEPNQEGIAFYRSLFEECKKHNIEPLVTLCHFDVPMHLVTEYGSWRNRKMVEFFTRYARTCFEAFDGLVKYWLTFNEINIMLHSPFSGAGLVFEEGENQDQVKYQAAHHELIASALATKIAHEVNPQNQVGCMLAGGNFYPYSCKPQDVWMALEKDRENLFFIDVQARGAYPVWAARVFREKGVTVVKEAGDDEILQNTVDFVSFSYYASRCASAEMNANNTNAANIVKSLKNPHIQASEWGWGIDPLGLRITMNMMYDRYQKPLFLVENGLGARDEIDANGEINDDYRISYLREHIKAMGDAIEDGIPVMGYTSWGCIDLVSASTGEMSKRYGFVYVDRDDAGHGTLARKRKKSFWWYKKVIASNGEDLA; encoded by the coding sequence ATGGCGACTTTTCCACAGGGATTTTTATGGGGCGGCGCACTGGCCGCCAACCAGTCCGAAGGGGCATATCTGGACGGCGGTAAAGGGCTGACCACCGTCGATACCATTCCCCACGGCGCTCACCGCCTGCCGGTCAAGCTGGGGCTGGAGAAGCGTTTTGAGCTACGCGACGATGAATTTTACCCAAGCCACGAGGCCATTGATTTTTATCATCGTTATAAAGAAGATATCGCCCTGATGGCGGAGATGGGTTTTAGCGTGTTTCGCACCTCTATCGCCTGGAGCCGCCTGTTTCCGAAAGGTGATGAACAAGAGCCGAATCAAGAAGGGATCGCCTTCTACCGTTCGCTGTTCGAGGAGTGCAAAAAGCACAATATCGAGCCGCTGGTGACGCTGTGCCATTTCGACGTGCCGATGCATCTGGTGACGGAATACGGCTCCTGGCGCAATCGTAAAATGGTGGAGTTTTTTACCCGCTACGCCCGCACCTGCTTTGAAGCTTTTGATGGTTTAGTGAAATACTGGCTCACCTTCAATGAAATCAACATTATGCTGCATAGCCCGTTCTCCGGAGCCGGGCTGGTGTTTGAAGAGGGCGAGAATCAGGATCAGGTGAAATACCAGGCCGCGCATCATGAACTGATAGCCAGCGCCTTAGCCACCAAAATCGCCCATGAGGTAAACCCGCAAAATCAGGTCGGCTGTATGCTGGCGGGCGGCAATTTCTACCCATACTCCTGTAAGCCGCAAGACGTATGGATGGCGCTGGAGAAAGACCGCGAGAATCTGTTCTTTATCGATGTGCAGGCGCGTGGTGCGTATCCGGTATGGGCCGCACGGGTATTCCGCGAGAAAGGCGTGACGGTTGTGAAAGAAGCGGGTGATGATGAAATCCTGCAAAATACCGTCGATTTCGTCTCTTTTAGCTACTACGCCTCGCGCTGCGCCTCGGCGGAGATGAACGCCAATAACACCAATGCCGCCAATATCGTTAAGTCGCTGAAGAACCCGCATATTCAGGCCAGCGAATGGGGCTGGGGTATCGACCCGCTCGGCCTGCGCATCACCATGAATATGATGTATGACCGCTATCAGAAGCCGCTGTTTTTAGTAGAGAACGGCCTCGGCGCGCGCGATGAGATTGACGCCAACGGCGAGATTAACGACGACTATCGCATTAGCTATCTGCGCGAGCATATTAAAGCGATGGGCGACGCCATCGAAGACGGTATTCCGGTGATGGGCTACACCAGCTGGGGCTGCATCGATCTGGTTTCCGCTTCTACCGGTGAGATGAGTAAACGCTACGGCTTTGTCTACGTTGACCGCGACGACGCAGGCCACGGTACGCTGGCGCGCAAACGCAAAAAATCGTTCTGGTGGTATAAAAAGGTGATTGCCAGCAACGGAGAAGATTTGGCGTAG
- the hydN gene encoding electron transport protein HydN yields the protein MNRFIIADASKCIGCRTCEVACVVSHQEHQDCAALTPKNFLPRIHVIKGVNVSTATACRQCEDAPCANVCPNGAISREKGFVHVMQERCIGCKTCVVACPYGAMEVVVRPVIRNSGAGLNVLAEKAEANKCDLCYHREEGPACMDACPTHALICVDRNKLEQMNIEKRRRTALAW from the coding sequence ATGAACCGTTTCATTATCGCCGACGCGAGCAAATGCATCGGCTGCCGCACCTGTGAAGTGGCCTGCGTGGTCTCTCATCAGGAACATCAGGACTGCGCCGCGCTGACGCCAAAAAACTTTTTACCGCGTATTCACGTGATTAAAGGCGTCAATGTGTCGACGGCCACCGCCTGTCGTCAGTGCGAAGACGCGCCGTGCGCTAACGTCTGCCCGAACGGCGCAATCAGCCGCGAAAAGGGTTTTGTCCACGTGATGCAGGAGCGCTGTATTGGCTGCAAAACCTGCGTGGTGGCCTGCCCGTATGGCGCGATGGAAGTGGTAGTGCGCCCGGTTATCCGCAACAGCGGCGCGGGTCTGAACGTGCTGGCGGAAAAAGCCGAAGCTAATAAGTGCGACCTGTGCTATCACCGCGAGGAAGGCCCGGCCTGTATGGATGCCTGCCCAACTCACGCGCTGATTTGCGTCGACCGCAACAAGCTCGAACAGATGAATATCGAAAAACGCCGCCGCACGGCGCTGGCCTGGTAA